A portion of the Maylandia zebra isolate NMK-2024a linkage group LG9, Mzebra_GT3a, whole genome shotgun sequence genome contains these proteins:
- the LOC112433685 gene encoding small ribosomal subunit protein uS10-like has translation LLFPPHIQAFKDTGKAPVDTEVAIHRIRITLTSRNVKSLEKVCADLIRGAKEKNLKVKGPVRMPTKTLRITTRKTPCGEGSKTWDRFQMRIHKRLIDLHSPSEIVKQITSISIEPGVEVEVTIADA, from the exons CTGCTTTTTCCTCCTCACATCCAGGCTTTTAAGGACACCGGCAAGGCACCAGTTGACACTGAGGTTGCCATCCACCGCATCCGCATCACCCTCACCAGCCGCAACGTCAAATCTCTGGAGAAGG TCTGCGCAGACCTGATCCGTGGGGCTAAGGAAAAGAACCTGAAGGTGAAGGGACCTGTCCGCATGCCAACCAAG ACTCTGCGCATCACCACCAGAAAGACTCCCTGTGGTGAAGGGTCCAAAACCTGGGATCGCTTCCAGATGAGGATCCATAAGCGCCTGATTGATCTGCACAGCCCATCTGAAATTGTCAAGCAGATCACCTCCATCAGCATCGAACCTGGTGTAGAGGTCGAAGTCACTATCGCTGATGCATAA